The Ptychodera flava strain L36383 chromosome 18, AS_Pfla_20210202, whole genome shotgun sequence sequence AACAGAAAAGTGCCCTAACAATTCCCTGTGTATTCTCATGATAATTGCACTATTGGTTTTATTACCTTGCTAAGTTCTCCAAGTTCAGGTCTGACCCAGCCAAGGCTTTCAAAGACACAGTTATCAAACTTTTCTTGTTCCTTCCTGCACCATCTAAACTTCTGTTGGTTGTTATCCAGACATGTCCAGTATGCTGTGAATGGTTCATTGCAGTGCTTCTTGATAGATTTCAGGAACTCTACGGCACAGCTGCTGACAGCTCTACCTTCTTCTAGACACTTGCGAGGGTCATTCTCTTCATGCCGGCATAACATAAATTCCTGTGGAAAAAGAAACAGTAAGTCGATGATTAATGTAGAAATTCAAAACTCTTTCAAGAATTGTTGACCATAGTGGAAAAATACAACTGTACTACACACTGTcaaaattaaataaactttCACAGTTTAGAATTCAGTCACGGTTTCACATTTTATCACGATGcacttgatttttgaattttgagcaGAAACAATCTGCACAAAAAACCAAA is a genomic window containing:
- the LOC139116923 gene encoding NADH dehydrogenase [ubiquinone] 1 alpha subcomplex subunit 8-like; this encodes MPGVHELPSYEELSTPPVPVTSAVLKAGAHHYGRQCDKPNKEFMLCRHEENDPRKCLEEGRAVSSCAVEFLKSIKKHCNEPFTAYWTCLDNNQQKFRWCRKEQEKFDNCVFESLGWVRPELGELSKTTIVKTERPVPEPKTRPHPEKTPLEKPPENIPPAKHGSRFFFYS